A region of the Actinomycetota bacterium genome:
TTCACCCCCCAAGGCCGGGCCGCCCTCGACCGGCTCGCCGCCACCCTCACCGCCGGCTGCGACAGCAACAGCAGCCTCGACCAGATCGCCGGGGTGCTCGAGCAGGTGCTGCACGCCCCGTTGGACGACCTCGCCGCCGCCCTCACCCCGACCCCCGCGTCGACAGGGTTCCGGCCGCCCGCTCTGCGGCGCGACACCATCGGCCGGGCCCGCTCCCGGGGGTGACCCGGTGAACTGGCAGCACCCGGACCGGCCCCAACCGGCCCGCCGGCCGAGACCGGCGCTGCTGGTGCTGGTGCCGGCCGGCGCCCTGCTGGTGGTGGCCCTACTCGCCGCGTGGGTGGTGTCCGGGACACCCGGCGGCACCGTGGCCGCCGCACCCCCATCCCCCACGAGCACGCCGACGGCAGCGCGGACACCCGTGGCGGCACCGGCGGCGACGGTCACCGTGACCACGGCGCCGGCACCCGGACCCACCATGTGGCGCACCGTCACCGCCACCCCCCGGCCCGCGGTGCGCACCGTCACCGCCGCACCGTCCCCGCGCCCCGTGCCGACCCGCACCGTCACCGCCACCCCCGCGGTGCCGACCCGGACCGTCACCGCCGCGCCCGCTCCGGCGCGCACCCTGATCGCGCCGCCGGCACCCCAGCCCACCGTGTGGCGGACCGTCACCGCCGCGCCGGCACCCCAGCCCACCGTCACCGTCACCTCGACCGCCACGGCCACAGCAACCGCGACCGCCACGGTCACTCTCACCGCCACCCCGACGCCGTCACCATCGCCGTCGCCGACCAGCACGACCCCCGCCCCGACCGCCCCGACCCCGAGCCCGGCGCCCAGCCCGAGCCCGGCGCCGGCGGGGGCACCGGCCCCACCCCGGCCGGTCGGGTTCGTGGTGGCCAGCTATAACGTGCTCGGCCACAGCCACACCACCCCACGCGGGACCCGGCCGTCCTGGGCGGCCGGCACCACCCGGA
Encoded here:
- a CDS encoding endonuclease/exonuclease/phosphatase family protein, whose amino-acid sequence is MNWQHPDRPQPARRPRPALLVLVPAGALLVVALLAAWVVSGTPGGTVAAAPPSPTSTPTAARTPVAAPAATVTVTTAPAPGPTMWRTVTATPRPAVRTVTAAPSPRPVPTRTVTATPAVPTRTVTAAPAPARTLIAPPAPQPTVWRTVTAAPAPQPTVTVTSTATATATATATVTLTATPTPSPSPSPTSTTPAPTAPTPSPAPSPSPAPAGAPAPPRPVGFVVASYNVLGHSHTTPRGTRPSWAAGTTRIRWAIRLLRRHRVDVVGLQELQDPQWRMLRRHAREYRVFPGPRGARGPRDTDNAIAWRHTDWRLVRAHTIPIPYFHGNTRRMPVLVLRHRPTGRQAWFANFHNPASLPWLESQRRWRQQALRRQAELVRRLHRNHDFPVFVTGDMNDHHAYYCPFTRATGMTAAAGGTTTSTRCTPPRRAKIDWIFGSPGVRFHDYTTVTGPLARKTSDHPLIHAQARLPGDR